In a genomic window of Balaenoptera ricei isolate mBalRic1 chromosome 3, mBalRic1.hap2, whole genome shotgun sequence:
- the LOC132362067 gene encoding LOW QUALITY PROTEIN: protocadherin gamma-B3-like (The sequence of the model RefSeq protein was modified relative to this genomic sequence to represent the inferred CDS: substituted 2 bases at 2 genomic stop codons), which yields MGNRLGSKRQAGRRRILFLFLLSLFRLALLEQVCYTIPEELARGSLVGNLAKDLGLGVRDLHTRNLRVSAEKKFFTVSTENGDLLVSDRIDXEQICGKKSMCVLEFEMGAEKPLNFFHITVVIQDVIDNPPTFSRSVTELQISELALTGATLALESAQDSDVGVNSLQHYYLNPDPHFSLIQKENPDGSRYPELVVQAPLDREEQSCHHLVLTAVDGGEPARSCTMKIRVVVADANDNPPVFTQDIYRVSVQENLPLGSSVLRVMATDLDEGINAEITYAFINIGKAVRQLFKLDSKTGELTTGGGLDFEERGSYTIGVEAKDGGRHTAHCKLQIDILNENDSAPKITLDSESQYIQEDAELGAVVALIKTHDLDSGFNGEILCQLKRNFPFXIVQDTKNTYKLVTDRDLDREKTPEYNVTITATDKGKLPLSSKRSVTLKVADVKDNAPVFHQASYMVHVAENNPPGASIAQVRASGPDLGPNGHVSYSIVASDLEPRALSSYVSVSSQSGVVFAQRAFDHEQLRAFELTLQARDHGSPALSANVSLRVLVGDRNDNAPRVLYPALGPDGSALFDTVPRAAQPGYLVTKVVAVDADSGHNAWLSYHVLQASEPGLFSVGLRTGEVRTARALGDRDAARQRLLVAVRDGGQPSLSATATLLLVFADSLQEALPDLSDRPAPPDPQAELQFYLVVALALISVLLLLAVILAVALSLRRSSSPATWSCFQTSFCSKTGPGVLPNYGEGTLPYSYNLCAATHSSKTEFKFLNIKPENAPPQDLYNEASWLESTSNDNPQITCNSVNLQQVSYFKTFSSHKYN from the coding sequence ATGGGAAACCGCTTGGGGTCAAAGCGCCAGGCTGGGCGGAGGcgaattttgtttctcttcctgcTGTCTTTGTTCCGCCTGGCGCTTTTGGAGCAAGTCTGCTACACTATTCCAGAGGAGCTGGCCAGGGGCTCGCTGGTGGGGAACCTCGCCAAGGATCTGGGGCTTGGCGTGCGAGATTTGCATACACGGAACCTGCGGGTTAGTGCAGAGAAGAAATTCTTCACAGTGAGCACCGAGAACGGAGACCTACTTGTGAGCGACCGTATAGACTGAGAGCAGATTTGTGGCAAGAAGTCGATGTGTGTTCTGGAATTCGAAATGGGCGCTGAAAAGCCTTTGAACTTTTTTCATATAACCGTGGTGATTCAAGATGTCATCGACAACCCACCGACCTTTAGCCGAAGTGTCACTGAGCTGCAAATCAGTGAACTGGCCCTAACTGGAGCCACGTTAGCCCTGGAATCTGCACAAGATTCAGATGTAGGTGTCAATTCCCTGCAGCACTACTACCTCAACCCTGACCCTCATTTCTCTTTGATCCAGAAGGAGAACCCAGACGGCAGTAGGTACCCAGAACTGGTAGTGCAGGCTCCCCTGGACAGAGAAGAGCAGTCCTGCCACCACCTGGTCCTCACGGCTGTGGATGGGGGTGAGCCAGCCAGAAGCTGCACTATGAAGATCAGGGTAGTTGTGGCAGATGCAAATGATAACCCCCCAGTGTTCACCCAGGACATATACAGGGTCAGTGTTCAAGAGAACCTACCCCTGGGTTCCTCAGTGCTAAGAGTGATGGCCACTGACTTGGATGAGGGCATCAATGCTGAGATCACCTACGCTTTTATCAATATTGGTAAGGCAGTGAGACAACTGTTCAAGCTGGACAGTAAAACAGGGGAACTCACCACTGGTGGAGGACTGGACTTTGAAGAGAGAGGGAGCTACACAATTGGGGTGGAAGCAAAGGATGGTGGACGTCACACTGCGCATTGCAAACTACAAATagatattttgaatgaaaatgaCAGTGCTCCCAAGATAACCCTGGATTCTGAATCTCAATATATACAAGAAGATGCTGAGCTGGGGGCTGTGGTTGCCTTGATCAAAACACATGATCTAGATTCCGGATTTAATGGGGAAATCTTATGCCAACTAAAACgaaatttcccattttaaataGTTCAAGATACAAAAAACACATACAAGCTGGTGACAGATAGAGACTTAGATCGAGAGAAGACTCCGGAATACAATGTCACTATCACAGCTACTGACAAGGGCAAGCTGCCCCTCTCCTCTAAAAGAAGTGTCACCTTGAAAGTCGCTGATGTCAAGGACAATGCTCCGGTTTTCCACCAGGCCTCCTACATGGTCCACGTGGCAGAAAACAACCCGCCCGGCGCCTCCATCGCCCAAGTTAGAGCTTCAGGCCCAGACTTGGGGCCCAACGGCCACGTCTCCTACTCCATCGTGGCCAGCGACCTGGAGCCGCGCGCGCTGTCGTCCTACGTGTCCGTGAGCTCACAGAGCGGCGTGGTGTTCGCGCAGCGCGCCTTCGACCACGAGCAGCTGCGCGCCTTCGAGCTGACGCTGCAGGCCCGCGACCACGGCTCGCCCGCGCTCAGCGCCAACGTGAGCCTGCGCGTGCTGGTGGGCGACCGCAACGACAACGCGCCCAGGGTGCTGTACCCGGCGCTGGGGCCCGACGGCTCGGCGCTCTTCGACACGGTGCCGCGCGCCGCGCAGCCCGGCTACCTGGTCACCAAGGTGGTGGCGGTGGACGCCGACTCTGGACACAACGCCTGGCTGTCCTACCACGTGCTGCAGGCCAGCGAGCCCGGACTCTTCAGCGTGGGGCTGCGCACGGGCGAGGTGCGCACGGCGCGGGCCTTGGGCGACAGGGACGCGGCCCGCCAGCGCCTGCTGGTTGCTGTGCGCGATGGGGGACAGCCGTCCCTCTCGGCCACCGCCACGCTGCTCCTGGTTTTCGCGGACAGCCTGCAGGAGGCGCTGCCGGACCTCAGTGACCGCCCCGCACCCCCTGACCCCCAGGCTGAGCTGCAGTTTTACCTGGTGGTGGCCTTGGCCTTGATCTCGGTGCTCCTCCTCCTGGCAGTGATTCTGGCGGTTGCCCTGAGTTTGCGACGCTCCTCCAGCCCCGCCACCTGGAGTTGCTTTCAGACCAGTTTTTGCTCCAAAACTGGACCCGGAGTTCTCCCCAACTATGGGGAAGGGACTTTACCATATTCCTACAATCTGTGTGCTGCCACACATTCTTCAAAGACTGAGTTTAAATTTCTCAATATAAAGCCTGAAAATGCTCCACCACAAGATCTGTATAATGAAGCCTCTTGGCTTGAAAGTACCAGTAATGACAATCCCCAAATTACTTGTAATTCAGTCAATTTGCAACAGGTGAGTTACTTCAAAACCTTTTCCTCCCATAAGTATAATTAG